The following proteins come from a genomic window of Candidatus Bipolaricaulis sibiricus:
- a CDS encoding Lipoate-protein ligase A has translation MRILLDLPYRDPALNLALDEAILSAVACGNSPPTLRIWRNPRCVVVGRGQRIEDEADLTACKEFRIPVLQRSSGGGAVYHHPGNLNFSLCLPLVDPWTSVRESQDLITDHLAQTVRRRLGLPVDARDGAVFAGDRKISGSAQLRRRAVLHHGTLILAADVIPMDTLLLALRPGYSPRGVASRPAVVGDLGSLIGRAVPIEEGVRTILAAFRPLGRAGMETISLHEWALADIRLASARGAG, from the coding sequence ATGAGGATCCTTCTCGACCTCCCCTACCGCGATCCCGCGCTCAACCTTGCTTTGGACGAGGCGATCCTCTCCGCGGTGGCGTGCGGGAATTCGCCCCCCACGCTGCGCATCTGGCGCAACCCCCGGTGCGTGGTCGTGGGACGCGGACAGCGCATCGAGGACGAAGCCGATCTCACCGCCTGCAAAGAGTTCAGGATCCCTGTGCTGCAGCGGTCGTCGGGAGGCGGTGCCGTCTACCATCACCCCGGAAACCTCAACTTCAGTCTTTGCCTCCCGCTTGTCGATCCATGGACTTCTGTGCGGGAGTCCCAGGATCTAATCACAGACCACCTCGCTCAGACCGTACGTCGTCGTCTGGGTCTGCCGGTGGATGCGCGCGATGGAGCCGTGTTCGCCGGAGACCGCAAGATCTCCGGGTCAGCGCAGCTGCGTCGACGGGCTGTTCTTCACCACGGAACGCTCATTCTCGCGGCGGACGTGATTCCAATGGACACGCTTCTCCTTGCCCTGCGTCCGGGCTATTCCCCGCGCGGTGTCGCCTCGAGACCGGCTGTGGTGGGCGACCTGGGGTCCCTCATCGGCCGTGCGGTCCCGATCGAAGAGGGAGTACGAACCATTCTGGCTGCGTTTCGCCCGCTAGGGCGGGCCGGTATGGAGACGATCTCTCTGCACGAGTGGGCGCTGGCGGACATCCGCCTGGCTTCCGCCCGCGGAGCGGGTTGA